The proteins below are encoded in one region of Citrobacter enshiensis:
- the inaA gene encoding lipopolysaccharide kinase InaA, protein MALSATHNEFKRWWATEGDWVEEPNYRRNGMSGVQCVERNGKKVYVKRMTQHLFHSVRYPFGRPTIVREIAVIKELKSAGVIVPEIIYGEATKVDGEWRALLVTEDMAGFISIADWYHQHAETPFPDDVREAMLKAVAVAFKKMHSVNRQHGCCYVRHIYVKTDGTVEAGFLDLEKSRRRLRRHKAANHDFSQLEKYLDPIPKADWEQVKAHYYAL, encoded by the coding sequence ATGGCATTGTCAGCAACACACAACGAATTTAAGCGCTGGTGGGCAACGGAAGGGGATTGGGTAGAAGAACCTAACTACCGTCGTAATGGCATGAGCGGTGTGCAGTGCGTGGAGCGTAATGGCAAAAAAGTCTATGTTAAGCGCATGACCCAACATCTGTTCCACTCTGTCCGTTATCCTTTTGGTCGCCCGACCATTGTTCGTGAAATCGCGGTAATTAAAGAGTTGAAAAGCGCGGGCGTTATCGTGCCTGAGATCATCTACGGCGAAGCGACAAAGGTGGATGGTGAATGGCGTGCGCTGCTGGTCACAGAAGACATGGCGGGCTTTATCAGTATCGCTGACTGGTATCATCAACATGCCGAGACGCCGTTTCCTGATGATGTGCGTGAAGCCATGCTGAAAGCTGTGGCTGTCGCCTTTAAAAAGATGCACAGCGTGAATCGCCAGCATGGGTGCTGCTACGTTCGCCACATCTACGTGAAAACTGACGGTACGGTTGAGGCCGGTTTCCTGGATCTTGAAAAAAGTCGCCGTCGTTTACGTCGCCATAAAGCGGCTAATCATGATTTTTCACAGCTGGAAAAGTATCTTGATCCGATCCCGAAAGCGGACTGGGAGCAAGTGAAGGCGCATTACTACGCGCTGTAA
- the yfaE gene encoding class I ribonucleotide reductase maintenance protein YfaE, translated as MGRVTLRITGTQLLCQDEHPSLLTALESHNVNVEYQCREGYCGSCRIRLVAGQVDWIAEPLAFVQPGEILPCCCKARGDIELEM; from the coding sequence ATGGGACGCGTTACTCTTCGCATCACTGGCACACAGTTGCTGTGCCAGGATGAACACCCTTCCCTGCTCACCGCGCTCGAATCGCATAACGTCAACGTTGAGTATCAGTGCCGGGAAGGTTATTGCGGCTCCTGCCGAATTCGACTGGTCGCAGGTCAGGTTGACTGGATTGCAGAGCCTCTGGCCTTTGTTCAGCCAGGGGAAATCTTGCCCTGCTGTTGCAAGGCAAGAGGAGATATCGAACTTGAAATGTAG
- the nrdB gene encoding class Ia ribonucleoside-diphosphate reductase subunit beta, whose amino-acid sequence MAYTTFSQTKNDQLKEPMFFGQPVNVARYDQQKYDIFEKLIEKQLSFFWRPEEVDVSRDRIDYQSLPDHEKHIFISNLKYQTLLDSIQGRSPNVALLPLISIPELETWVETWAFSETIHSRSYTHIIRNIVNEPAIVFDDIVTNEQIQKRAEGISHYYDKLIEMTSYWHLLGEGTHNVNGKTVTVNLRALKKQLYLCLMSVNALEAIRFYVSFACSFAFAERKLMEGNAKIIRLIARDEALHLTGTQHMLNLLRSGVDDPEMAEIAQECQQECYDLFVLAAQQEKEWADYLFRDGSMIGLNKDILCQYVEYITNIRMQAVGLDLPFKTRSNPIPWINTWLVSDNVQVAPQEVEVSSYLVGQIDAEVDTDDLSNFQL is encoded by the coding sequence ATGGCATATACCACTTTTTCACAGACGAAAAACGACCAGCTCAAAGAGCCGATGTTTTTCGGTCAGCCGGTCAACGTGGCACGCTACGATCAGCAAAAATATGACATCTTCGAAAAGCTGATCGAAAAGCAGCTCTCTTTTTTCTGGCGTCCGGAAGAGGTTGACGTTTCTCGCGATCGTATCGACTACCAGTCCTTACCCGATCACGAAAAACATATTTTCATCAGCAACCTGAAGTATCAGACATTGCTGGATTCTATCCAGGGACGTAGCCCAAACGTGGCGCTCCTGCCGCTCATTTCCATTCCTGAGCTGGAAACCTGGGTAGAAACATGGGCCTTCTCCGAGACGATCCACTCCCGTTCGTACACCCATATTATTCGTAATATCGTTAACGAACCGGCCATTGTTTTTGACGATATCGTCACTAACGAGCAGATTCAGAAACGGGCGGAAGGTATTTCGCATTACTACGATAAATTGATTGAGATGACCAGCTACTGGCATCTTCTGGGCGAAGGCACGCATAACGTGAACGGCAAAACCGTGACCGTCAATCTGCGCGCGCTGAAAAAACAGCTGTACCTGTGCCTGATGAGCGTTAACGCCCTGGAAGCCATCCGTTTCTATGTCAGCTTTGCCTGCTCTTTTGCCTTCGCAGAACGCAAATTGATGGAAGGTAACGCCAAAATCATTCGTCTGATCGCCCGCGATGAAGCCCTGCACCTCACCGGGACACAGCATATGCTTAATCTGCTACGCAGCGGTGTCGACGATCCGGAAATGGCGGAAATTGCACAAGAGTGTCAGCAAGAGTGCTACGACCTGTTTGTGCTGGCCGCGCAGCAGGAAAAAGAGTGGGCGGATTATCTGTTCCGCGACGGCTCAATGATCGGTCTGAATAAAGATATTCTGTGTCAGTACGTCGAGTACATCACGAATATTCGTATGCAGGCGGTTGGGTTGGATCTGCCCTTTAAAACGCGCTCAAACCCGATCCCCTGGATCAACACCTGGCTGGTCTCTGATAACGTGCAGGTGGCGCCGCAGGAAGTCGAAGTCAGCTCTTACCTGGTCGGGCAAATCGACGCCGAAGTCGACACCGACGACCTGAGCAACTTCCAGCTCTGA
- the nrdA gene encoding class 1a ribonucleoside-diphosphate reductase subunit alpha encodes MNQSLLVTKRDGSTERINLDKIHRVLDWAAEGLNNVSISQVELRSHIQFYDGIKTSDIHETIIKAAADLISRDAPDYQYLAARLAIFHLRKKAYGEFEPPKLFDHVVKMVEMGKYDNHLLEDYTEEEFKQMDSFIVHDRDMTFSYAAVKQLEGKYLVQNRVTGEIYESAQFLYILVAACLFSNYPRETRLEYVKRFYDAVSTFKISLPTPIMSGVRTPTRQFSSCVLIECGDSLDSINATSSAIVKYVSQRAGIGINAGRIRALGSPIRGGEAFHTGCIPFYKHFQTAVKSCSQGGVRGGAATLFYPMWHLEVESLLVLKNNRGVEGNRVRHMDYGVQINKLMYTRLLKGGDITLFSPSDVPGLYDAFFADQDEFERLYVQYENDDSIRKQRVKAVELFSLMMQERASTGRIYIQNVDHCNTHSPFDPQVAPVRQSNLCLEIALPTKPLTDVNDENGEIALCTLSAFNLGAINSLDELEELAVLAVRALDALLDYQDYPIPAAKRGAMGRRTLGIGVINYAYWLAKNGKRYSDGSANNLTHKTFEAIQYYLLKASNELAKEQGACPWFNETTYAQGILPIDTYKKDLDAVVNEPLHLDWEALRESIKTFGLRNSTLSALMPSETSSQISNATNGIEPPRGHVSIKASKDGVLRQVVPDYESLKDAYELLWEMPNNDGYLQLVGIMQKFIDQAISSNTNYDPTRFPSGKVPMQQLLKDLLTAYKFGVKTLYYHNTRDGAEDAQDDLAPSIQDDGCESGACKI; translated from the coding sequence ATGAATCAGAGTCTGCTGGTGACAAAGCGTGATGGTAGTACAGAGCGCATCAATCTCGACAAAATCCACCGAGTTCTGGATTGGGCGGCAGAAGGACTGAATAACGTATCGATTTCTCAGGTTGAACTGCGCTCCCACATTCAATTTTACGACGGTATTAAGACCTCCGATATTCACGAAACGATCATCAAAGCTGCTGCGGATCTGATCTCGCGCGACGCACCGGATTATCAGTATCTGGCTGCGCGTCTGGCGATCTTCCATCTGCGTAAAAAAGCGTACGGTGAGTTTGAACCGCCCAAACTGTTCGATCATGTGGTTAAAATGGTTGAGATGGGTAAATACGACAATCATCTGCTGGAAGACTACACGGAAGAAGAGTTCAAGCAGATGGATTCGTTTATCGTGCATGACCGCGATATGACCTTCTCCTACGCCGCAGTGAAGCAGTTAGAAGGTAAATACCTGGTACAAAACCGTGTCACCGGTGAAATCTACGAAAGCGCGCAGTTCCTCTATATTCTGGTTGCGGCTTGCCTGTTCTCTAACTATCCGCGTGAAACCCGTCTCGAATACGTCAAACGTTTTTACGACGCGGTCTCCACGTTCAAGATTTCTCTGCCCACGCCGATCATGTCTGGCGTGCGTACCCCGACGCGTCAGTTCAGCTCCTGTGTGCTGATCGAGTGCGGCGACAGCCTGGACTCCATCAATGCGACCTCCAGCGCAATTGTGAAATACGTTTCCCAGCGTGCCGGTATCGGTATCAACGCCGGTCGCATCCGTGCGCTGGGTAGCCCGATTCGCGGCGGTGAAGCATTCCACACCGGCTGTATCCCGTTCTACAAACACTTCCAGACGGCAGTGAAGTCCTGCTCTCAGGGCGGCGTGCGCGGCGGTGCGGCAACGCTGTTCTACCCGATGTGGCATCTGGAAGTCGAAAGCCTGCTGGTGCTGAAAAACAACCGCGGCGTTGAAGGCAACCGCGTGCGTCACATGGACTACGGCGTACAGATCAACAAACTGATGTATACCCGTCTGCTGAAAGGCGGCGACATCACGCTGTTCAGCCCGTCCGACGTTCCCGGCCTGTACGACGCGTTCTTTGCCGACCAGGACGAGTTCGAGCGTCTGTACGTGCAATACGAAAATGATGACAGCATCCGTAAGCAGCGTGTTAAAGCCGTTGAATTGTTCTCCCTGATGATGCAGGAGCGTGCTTCTACGGGCCGTATCTATATTCAGAACGTCGACCACTGCAACACCCACAGCCCGTTCGATCCTCAGGTTGCGCCAGTACGCCAGTCCAACCTGTGTCTGGAAATCGCACTGCCGACCAAACCGCTGACTGACGTCAACGATGAGAACGGTGAAATCGCGCTGTGTACCCTTTCAGCGTTCAATCTGGGCGCAATCAATAGCCTGGATGAACTGGAAGAGCTGGCCGTGCTGGCCGTTCGTGCGCTGGATGCGCTGCTGGACTATCAGGACTACCCGATCCCTGCAGCCAAACGTGGCGCGATGGGTCGTCGTACTCTCGGTATTGGCGTGATCAACTACGCCTACTGGCTGGCGAAAAACGGCAAGCGCTACTCAGATGGCAGCGCCAATAACCTGACGCACAAAACATTTGAAGCCATTCAGTATTACCTGCTGAAAGCCTCCAACGAACTGGCGAAAGAGCAAGGCGCCTGCCCGTGGTTTAACGAAACCACCTACGCGCAAGGGATCCTGCCGATCGACACCTATAAGAAAGATCTCGATGCGGTCGTCAATGAACCGCTGCACCTTGACTGGGAAGCCCTGCGTGAGTCCATCAAGACCTTTGGTCTGCGTAACTCCACGCTTTCAGCCCTGATGCCGTCCGAGACCTCTTCGCAGATCTCCAATGCCACCAACGGTATTGAGCCACCGCGCGGTCATGTCAGTATCAAGGCCTCGAAGGATGGCGTGCTGCGCCAGGTTGTACCTGATTATGAATCGCTGAAAGACGCGTATGAGCTGCTGTGGGAAATGCCGAATAACGACGGTTACCTGCAACTGGTGGGCATCATGCAGAAATTTATCGATCAGGCGATTTCCTCCAATACCAACTACGACCCGACGCGTTTCCCGTCAGGCAAAGTGCCGATGCAACAGTTGTTGAAAGACCTGCTTACCGCCTATAAATTTGGCGTGAAAACGCTGTACTATCACAACACGCGTGACGGTGCAGAAGATGCGCAGGACGATCTGGCGCCTTCTATTCAGGATGACGGCTGCGAAAGCGGCGCATGTAAGATTTAA
- the ubiG gene encoding bifunctional 2-polyprenyl-6-hydroxyphenol methylase/3-demethylubiquinol 3-O-methyltransferase UbiG, whose amino-acid sequence MNAEKPPVTHNVDHEEIAKFEAVASRWWDLEGEFKPLHRINPLRLGYIAERSGGLFGKKVLDVGCGGGILAESMAREGATVTGLDMGFEPLQVAKLHALESGIQVEYVQETVEEHAAKHAHQYDVVTCMEMLEHVPDPQSVVRACAQLVKPGGEVFFSTLNRNGKSWLMAVVGAEYILRMVPKGTHDVKKFIKPAELLSWVDQTELKERHMTGLHYNPITNTFKLGPGVDVNYMLHTTAKND is encoded by the coding sequence ATGAATGCCGAAAAACCCCCGGTAACCCACAACGTTGACCATGAAGAAATTGCCAAGTTTGAAGCAGTCGCGTCGCGCTGGTGGGATCTTGAGGGAGAATTTAAGCCTCTGCACCGCATTAACCCTTTGCGTCTGGGCTACATTGCCGAGCGCTCAGGCGGCCTGTTTGGTAAAAAGGTGCTCGATGTCGGTTGTGGCGGGGGCATTCTGGCAGAGAGCATGGCGCGTGAAGGCGCAACGGTCACCGGTCTCGATATGGGCTTTGAGCCGCTGCAGGTGGCAAAGTTGCATGCGCTGGAAAGCGGTATCCAGGTGGAATACGTGCAGGAAACCGTCGAGGAACACGCAGCGAAACATGCGCATCAGTACGATGTCGTGACCTGTATGGAAATGCTGGAGCATGTTCCTGATCCGCAATCGGTCGTAAGGGCGTGCGCGCAGTTAGTGAAACCCGGCGGCGAGGTCTTTTTCTCCACGCTGAATCGCAACGGGAAATCCTGGTTAATGGCCGTTGTGGGCGCTGAATATATTTTGCGCATGGTGCCCAAAGGTACGCACGATGTGAAAAAATTTATTAAACCTGCTGAACTGTTAAGCTGGGTTGATCAGACTGAGCTCAAAGAACGTCACATGACCGGGTTGCACTACAATCCGATCACCAACACGTTCAAATTAGGCCCAGGCGTTGATGTTAACTATATGTTGCATACAACGGCGAAAAACGACTAA